From Senegalia massiliensis:
GTCATGGAGCACCTATTAAAAATAAAAATGCAGAAAAACATGGATTCTTTTCAAAATATCTTCCTGGTGAAACATTAGATTTTATCCAGGAGATAAAAGTTAAGAATCCATTAGATATTTTATGGGAAAATATACAGATACAATATGCAGCAATAATACGAAGTCAAAAAATAATGTATGTCCAGGATAAAGAAGAAATGATAAAAGAACTTAAAAAGTCTAAATATGAAATAGCAGGAATAGATGATGAATCAGAACAATTACCTATAGAAGAAGAATATGAGTTTCAATTTAGTTGGGATAGGCAAGCAACATTTTTAAAAGCTCAATCAAGAGCAATGAGTGAATTAAGAAGTATGATAAAAAGATATGAAGAAATGCTTAAAACTGATTTAGCTACAGAAGAACAAAAAGCTAGAATAGAAAAGCTTAAAGCTGATACTAAGACAAAAGCTTGATAGAACTGGGGGTTATGGGTATAATAGAAGTATAAGTAATAAAAGTGTATGGGCAGAAAAGAAAAGTGTCGTAGATAAATATATATAAACTTAAAGACAAATAGAAAAAGAATTAATAGGAATTGCAACTAAAAATAATATTAAAATAGAAGGCTATGTTATCCATTTTATAGACCGAGTAATCGGTCAACATTCAGCTGATGATATTCCTAGAAAAGGGATGAGAAGAGGAGCTAATATTGAAGATATAAAAGATACACTTCTAAATGGTAACGTTGGAGGAAAAAAGATAAGATGAGGTGGGAAACCAAGTATTGTTTTTTCTAATAATAAGTGTAAAACAACATTAAACCCAGATAGCAAAGAATTAATTCAAGTAAATCCATATAACAGATTTAAATTGAAGTGATAAATGATGATAGAAGTTCCAAAACATACAAGAAATATTATGAGTAAGGCATATAGCAAAATAAACAGTGAACATTTAGAGCAGTTAGAACTCCACGCTAATAATGTTGATGAATTTCTAAAACTAGACAATATAACTGATATTTTAGATGATACAGATACTATATTAACTTATCTAGGTTTCGATGAGAATGATGATTTAACTGACTTTGGTAGAGAGTTGCAAAATTTATATGATGATATTTATTATAATAACTAAAGCCACTTATTAAGCTTAATTAAATTGATAGGTGGTTTTTTAATGATTATTTTAGAAGGTGAAAAATATGTGTGATAGGTGTATAGAAAAGGCAATAAAAGAAAGCTCGGAACAGGTAGTGGAGAGTTTAAAAAGAGAACTATCAATTACTGGTATTATCAAAAAGTCTTTAACTGAATACTCAACAAAAGAATTAGTTGATGAAATCTCTAAAAGAAATGGAGTAGATACATTTAAAACTGATTATGAAGGTGAACATGAAATGAGAGTAGTTAATGATGATTATGATAAGAAAACAACTAGAATAACAGAAACAAAAGGACCAGTTATTATTTTAGAAGTTATAGACTAATTGTCTTTAGACACAGACATTAAACAAGTCTATTTTTTATGCCTAAAAGATGTAAGAGATAGAATTGGCATTCAAGAAATATAAACTGAAATGCCTTTCTTTAAAGAGAGTATGTTAGTTAAAGAGAAGGATAGACAAAAGCTTAATAAAATAATAGCTAGTGGAAATCAAGATTATATTGATTTAATATTGACTAAAATATTTGATGATACTACAATTTTACTAGATGGTGCTGAAGCTCAAGAAGAAAGAATGAGAATGCAGCTATTGTCAAATGGTAAGATATCAGCTGTAAGTGATGGAGTTATTTAGAGAGTTCTAATCCAGTAGCAGATATTCAAAGATGGAAAGATGCAATTATAGATGATAGAGGAGTTGAACCTACTAAAGCAATCTGTACTAGGAAGGTTTGGAACTATTTAATGAATAATAATAAGATTAAATTAGATATGAATCCAGCTGGTGGACAGAATATTATAATGACAGATAAGATGTTAGTTCAATATTTAGAGAGTAAACTTTTTGAACTTATAGAAGATTTGGAAGAGAAAAATTCTGAGCCAGCGGAAGTCATCCTGAAGAATATGAAACTTGATGAATTGAAAAATAAAGCAAAACAATAAGGAATAAAAGGTTATTCAAGTATCAATAAAGAGGAATTAATTAAAGCAATAAAGGATGAGTAAAATGGATTATAAATTCTATGAAATGGAATATGGAGGTAAAACACCTTTTGAACAATTTCTAAGGCTTTTAATTCAAGCTATGAATGAGGTTAAATGCTATACACTTAATAGAGCTAATGATAGTGACATAATAGATAATTATATATTAGAAGGTAAATATGAAAAAATCCTTTAAGAATGTAATTATAATTATTCTTACTTTATTTTTACAAGATATTACATATAAAATTGGTGGGTTTAATTATGGAAATGCACCAATTCTTTCGGTCGAAACTTTTTATGATTTTGTCATTTTTGCTTTTTACTATATTTCTATATCTTATATTTTAGATAAAACTATAATGAAGAATGATGAAAAATAAAAATTATAATAGAGAAGAAATGAAAGGATAGATTGATATCAACTATAAAGAATCTACTATTAACTCTTGTGAAATTGCTTTAAGGCTAGGGAGAAATCTCTAGCCTTATTTATATGTAAAAATACTAATTAAAAAGAATAATAATGTTGCTAACTCCATATTAGTGCGTGGACTATGAGCTATTTACAAAATACACTTTTACGATTCAAATTAACTTCTGAGGATATAATTGTAATTAATAATTCTTCTAAAGCGGCAATAAAGATAAATAGAAATATAACCCATATTATAAGATTACTTTGTTTAAATAAAATAATTGCAGGTGAAAAATATACTAAAATACCTGATGTCTTGTTGGCTATGGTATGTACAAACACAAATTTTTTGTACTTTAATTTAGTGAGTAACAGATTTAATAAATGAACAAAAAGTAGCCCTATTAGTACCATCTTATAATTCACAGTCATAATTTGATTATATAATCTTGTAAATATAAAAAACAATATTATATAAAATACAAAATCAGCAAATGAATCTAGTCTTGCACCTAGCTCACTTTCTATATTAAATTTTCTTGCTATAAAACCATCAAGTATATCGGTTAAACCTATTATGAAGTAAAGAAAAATAAAGATAATTCGATCACTTATAAATAATAATAATGCAGAACATATAATTCTTAGTATAGAAAGGATATTAGGAATATATTTCTTCAATTTTATTCTCCTTCTTTAATTATAAAGCTTGTATAGTAGTTCACCTAACGTTACTGCAGTTTGGGATGCGACCTATAAGTATATCTGTGTTTTGCGAATTAGAGTATTACGTGTAGTTATGACAAACTTACACTTTCCATTTGTATCTATATTTTTGTATTTCTTCTTTTGAGTACGCACTAGATGTAACTAATATATCTACTATATTATCTGGATTACATGTTATAATAACAGAATCTATGGAATGATCTTTTATCACTTTCTTCAAGATATGAAATGCTTTTGCTGCATGTCTATTTCCTCTATATGTCTCATATACTCCATAACCAATATGTTCTATGCAATTAAAAACCTTTGTACCATTGCTTAATTTAAAATTTATATGTCCAATAGTTGTATCAGTGCCATGAATTAGTATTTTAAATTTATATTCAGTACATATATATGTATTTATTTTACCATATATAATAAAAGTTTGTTATGACATGATTTTAATGTTAAGGAGAAATCTTTAGCTTTATTTTTTATGTAAGATTATATGAGAACTTCTATCAATGATTAATAGAAGTAAAATTTAAATTATTTGTTTTTACTTCCATATCTTATCCCTAGACTAATAGCAATCATTAATATTATAACTGAAGGCCAATCTTGTTTAAAATATAGTGAATTAACTACTATACCTAAAGTAATAAGAATAACATAAATCATTATATAAGCCTTTCTTTCATAAGTAAAATTAATTATTCATTATTAAATATTATAGAGCGTTTTTAAAATCTTTGATATTTTAAGAAAATCAATAAAAAGCTTAATAAAGGTTAGTTTTTTTATTCTTTTTATTAAAAAATAATGAAATAGTTAAGAATATGGTTAAAGCTATAGTTAAAGAATTATATAAAATACCCAATAACCAATGTGTATTTATATAATATAATATTGAGAGTATTATAACATTGAATACATTTATAAAAATTAAAATGAAAAATTTAATTATAGTACTTAGTTTATACATATATCTACTCTTTAAAAATTTTATGTTTCTTAAAAATAATAATATGAACATAATAGTAAAAATATAAAATAAAATATATGC
This genomic window contains:
- the terS gene encoding phage terminase small subunit — encoded protein: MVRVRSLDTKDMAKEDYLKGMKYKDLADKYSISLNTIKSWVKRYGWAKEKKQKGAPLNNKNATGHGAPIKNKNAEKHGFFSKYLPGETLDFIQEIKVKNPLDILWENIQIQYAAIIRSQKIMYVQDKEEMIKELKKSKYEIAGIDDESEQLPIEEEYEFQFSWDRQATFLKAQSRAMSELRSMIKRYEEMLKTDLATEEQKARIEKLKADTKTKA
- a CDS encoding BC1881 family protein; translated protein: MCDRCIEKAIKESSEQVVESLKRELSITGIIKKSLTEYSTKELVDEISKRNGVDTFKTDYEGEHEMRVVNDDYDKKTTRITETKGPVIILEVID
- a CDS encoding major capsid protein; the protein is MLVKEKDRQKLNKIIASGNQDYIDLILTKIFDDTTILLDGAEAQEERMRMQLLSNGKISAVSDGVI
- a CDS encoding CDP-alcohol phosphatidyltransferase family protein, which codes for MKKYIPNILSILRIICSALLLFISDRIIFIFLYFIIGLTDILDGFIARKFNIESELGARLDSFADFVFYIILFFIFTRLYNQIMTVNYKMVLIGLLFVHLLNLLLTKLKYKKFVFVHTIANKTSGILVYFSPAIILFKQSNLIIWVIFLFIFIAALEELLITIISSEVNLNRKSVFCK